In a single window of the Nicotiana tomentosiformis chromosome 8, ASM39032v3, whole genome shotgun sequence genome:
- the LOC138897659 gene encoding uncharacterized protein, producing the protein MHCDASHIALGAVLMQGIRVNIVANALSKKDESMKSLAYLPVFERPLAMDVRILANQFMRLDVSEHSGVLSCVVAQSSLLEHVKARQFDDPHLLVLKDKRQQDGAKEVVINNDGVMRFQGPICVPNIDGLRVDP; encoded by the exons ATgcattgtgatgcatcgcatattgCGCTTGGTGCTGTGTTGATGCAGGGCattagg GTCAATATAGTGGCCAATGCATTGAGTAAGAAGGATGAGAGCATGAaaagtttggcatatttacctgtatttgagaggccactagccatggatgttcggatattggccaatcagttcatgaggttggatgtttcggagcatAGCGGGGTTCTTTCTTGTGTTGTGGCACAGTCATCATTATTGGAGCATGTCAAGGCTCGCCAGTtcgatgatcctcacttgttggtgttaaAGGATAAAAGGCAACAGgatggtgccaaggaggttgtgATAAAtaatgatggtgttatgcggttTCAGGGCCCgatatgtgttccaaatattgatgggttgagagTTGATCCTTGA
- the LOC138897660 gene encoding uncharacterized protein — protein sequence MGTDLVCNSMEKVKVIPERLRTAPSMQMSYAHRKVRDVAYMASKKVLLRMSPMKGVMRFGKERKLSSRFIGPFEMLDRIGEVAYRLALPPSLAGVHTIFHVSMYRKCHEDRSHVLDFTTVQLDETLAYEEESMAILDRQVHKLRSKSYPSVKIQ from the coding sequence ATGGGCACTGATTTGGTATGTAAttctatggagaaggttaaggtaattccggagcgacttcgtacagctccaTCCATGCAAATGAGTTATGCGCACCGGAAGGTTCGAGATGTAGCCTACATGGCGAGTAAGAAGGTTCTTCTCCGAATGtcgcctatgaaaggtgtgatgcgATTTGGGAAGGAGCGCAAGTTGAGctcgaggtttattggcccatttgagatgTTGGATAgaattggggaggttgcttacaggcttgcattgcctcctagcctagcaggggTACATACGATATTTCACGTCTCCATGTATAGGAAGTGCCATGAGGATAGatcacatgttttagacttcaccACAGTGCAGCTTGATGAAACTTTGGCATATGAGGAAGAGTCGATGGCTATTCTAGATCGGCAAGTTCacaagttgagatctaagagttatccttctgtgAAAATTCAATAG